The genomic DNA CACAAAATTAGCCAACAGCTTCACAAACGCTTCACGCTGCTGCGAGGTAACTTCATTGCTTTTCGTTCGATTTAACTTTTCGAACGTTTGTTCGCACAGTGTTTGCCGATCCGTATCATCGTCCTGCATCAGGTTCTCCATCTTGATTATCACTTTATCAACGTAACAGTCCTTTTTATCAGTTTTCCACACACTCGTTTAGCAATTTAAAACCCAATTTCACTATCTCCGGCGCACTGTAAATCCAACAGACAACCTGTCGCGTATGATAGCGAGCGTAAACTATCAAAAGATCAACCGTTGTGGTGGGCTTTTTATTTGCCCGAATCACTCGATCGATCCGCCCAAGACGGTGTAGGTGTGATAAACCATAAGCAATCGTCGTTTGATTTCCTATCGAGACGAAGCATTAGCAACTTTTCTTCCCACGAGCTTGCCCGGTGCACATTCTTTACCGAAGCtttatttgattgattttacgACGATTGTGTTCCTGCGTGATGGACGGTATTACATGGCCTGTTACCAACAGGGGTGAAAGAAATGGAGCGGAAAACTGGACTATTATTGTGGTGAACGAGATGGGTAGATGTTTTTATTATCACGATCAACGTAGGtgacacttttttttgctgcctggTATGTTGATGCTCAGGTGGGGACAATGCCTGTACTCATTAACTGGCAAGTAGCCGCTAACAACTGGCGATCAATATTTATGCCGTCGCTTAGCATTCCGTTGATGGTGGGGGATGGTGGCGATCTCCAAGCTCCAACTATTAAGCCGAGGAAGAAGTTGCCAGGGAAAGGCGTTTTGTGGCGTAGTTTTCGGGGGACCGAATCGTCACAAGGAAGCTGTTTACAAATGATTTGATGTTTATGAATATATTTCGTACACAAACATTGCGACGAGCCCATGAATGATACGACACACCGAATGCTACGAATGGGAACTTTTTAAAGATGTGTCTCTCCCATCCACTAACGTCATAATAGGTTCGACGTCATCATTCCTTATACGGGAAACGATAAAGTCTGCTCCAATGGAAATTCTTCAGACTTATTCACCAGACAAACAGCGAAGAACACCCGTGTCACAGTGCGTTCGTACTAATCTTGGAGATTGAGCAAACACCCTATGACTACCACCCTCTGGGACGCTCACGTTACACCACACCGGGGGGTAAACACGTAACCAGTTTAATGCTGCTCTCGGCGCGTGATTCTGACGTTATGTGGATTTTGTTGTTTACTGGTTAGCTTTTGGTGTGGCTTTGGTTAACTTTctcactttttttgttttgcatgtaAAGATTTGTTTCAGGATTTCCAGGGGATAATACTTACTCATCGGCCTGCGGTGGTGGACGTTTTCTGTCGACATTGTAAAAGTGGGCCTTTTGGCTGTAAGGGCGTACAGTTGTCCAAAAGCTGGCAAGTGAAGAGAGATGATAGTGCGATAAAGAGAGGTGGGATGAAAAATGCACAATGTTGtgtaataataaatttttaatctgTTTCATAAGGCaagatttttttgtatgtCCAGTAAAATTCCATTGAAACAGCTGATAATTACAGCATCTTTGACAGCACATGCCACGTTGAAAGGTAAGCTTCTTATTCTCTCTTTCCAGGGGTTTGCTTATCAATTACTATTACAACAAAATGACTGCTCAGCGAGTTTTTCTCAATGGTTTACTTCTTCATTCTCAGTTACCTGCGTTCGTCGGCTCGCACAGAAGAAGTATCTAAGCTAGCAACACTGTTGATGCCCGAAAACGACCTGTATCCGTGACTAATGACACTCGCTGCAGCGCCACCCTGAAGATGATGTGTTAAGTTTTGTAAATTTGCACATACACGAGAGATAATCATCTCAAACTCGACCTAAACCACTTTACTTTCTGAAGTGGAGCGCTTTAAAATCTCAGAAACATTCACTGGAAATACGATTTTTTCAACAGTTACACACTTTAAAGAGCCACCAGGAGGTTATTAACCTTTGGACGATTTTTCTGCATAGGAACAAGTATTGATTATTACACTGCCAAAAATTTGACAGCACTTGGTGTTCACTTTCTACGAGTGTTTTCCTTTCACAGTTGCCCAAACGATCATTTATTCACTGCTACAAAAAGGAGGTAAAGAAGCACGTGTTTAAAACGATTACGCTCACGTGTCTAAAATGCACGACACGTAGGGAATCTTTCAAATCGTTAAATCCTTTCCGAAAGCACTTTAGATGGCGTGCAGTTGTTGTCAGTCGCGTAAGTTGGTGAAGTAAGCAGCCCTTTTGCTTCCACTGGTTGGCTGATAAGGAAGAGCaaggacacgcacacactagcCAGGACTCATGGTACGTTTTTCTCTCGCGAACAGTTTACAGCTGTCTCAGTTTTTCCACGCTCACGCTTTTCTCTGCTCACTACGTTGCGTTGTCGGCATACAGTCTGTGGGCGATGATGTGGACCTGCGCTTGGGCGACGAAAGGTAGTCCTGTCCTTTGCTATTTCTGGAGTGTACTAAACGGGCGCTAAACTCGAGCATAAGTTTGTCTCTTCGTTGCATCATCTGTGCGGGTGGTAATTCATCgttagtgtgagtgtgtatgtgtgcgcaaGGTTAAAACAGAAGAGCGTCTGAGTTGGTCTTGAAAGTGGGTAGATTGTAGTGCATGGTGTATGGTGTATGGAGCGTTGTTACTTGCGTTTTCTATTTACATGTTATGTGCGCACGAGAGGATAAATCTGGGAGCAACAGAGACACCGTGTGTAAACATTCCACCACCAAAATACGCTATGATACAGCACCGTTATCGGCCTGTTGATAAATATCGGGATGGTCAGAGGATGAGAATGAGAAACTACTGCGCGGTATGCATAATGCTGAtggtgaaataaataatttgttaATCACGCTACCTCGTTTTATGAATGGAGCAAGATGAATCATGCGCCTTGTTGTGTAAAAATCGTCTCTACAAttactacaacaacaaaaattctTGCGGGGTATTACAATCGGAAGGCATAGCAACAGAGAAGAATAATTTGAAATGATGAAATTCGTATGAGTGTTGTGATTAAAACAAGAAATGGAAAGTACTAGTGCGATCTCTTATCTTGTTCAAATATAGGATGCTAGCGCCTGGAAGCACATGGCAATTGGTATTTGAATTTACAATTGCAGCACGTGTTGGCTGTAATGAAGCGTTATGCATTCAATTTCATTGTGTGTATTTTGCTCAGTATTAGATGTATAAGAAGAAAGGTAGAAAGTTAATTACATATTAGATTATTGTAAACTCTTTTAAGAATATTCCGATCATATTATATTCTTAATgttgaattaaaaatttaaaaatggtAACCAGCAACATATTCACCACTCCCATCGATTATATTCACCACCACCGAGTAACGTCGTTACATCTTTCGACCAACCAACTGTCATCATGGTAACGCTGCGTTTGGTTGTCAAAACAAAGCGAATCCGAGGTGGCAGTGACGAAAATTTACACAGTTTTCCTGTAAAAGAAAAGTGTTTTAACCACGTTTCAGGCCTTTTTCTGAATTAAAATCAGCTTGAAAGGATAATCAAGCGCTAGGTGCTGCATTTTGCGTGGAGTTTCATAAGAATAATCTCCAattaaaaacagaaaatggTAAGCATTGAGCAACCCCCTACATTATCGGTGCTGGCAAATGTTTTGGGAAACGAAATGTTTCAATAATTGTGTTCTTATGATGTATTTTGCCTGAATATTTTCTTCACAGTCGCAAGAGGTAGAAGAAACGCTAAAGCGAATCCAATCCCACAAAGGTGTTGTAGGAACGATTGTAGTCAACAATGAAGGTAAGCGCGGTTGCTAGCTAACGGTACATCGTTCGATGATGTCATCTTTGGTGCTACTGTCGGTAGGATGTTCCGTCCGGAAGTTACTGACCCACGCCCCCCATCTCGGCTTCTCTAAACCGTAGGCATTCCAGTGAAAAGTACGCTCGACAACACGTCCACCGTGCAGTACGCCGGCTTGATGAGCCAACTGTCCGACAAAGCCCGATCGGTGGTGCGTGATTTGGATCCCTCGAACGATCTGTCCTTTCTGCGAGTGCGGTCCAAGAAGCATGAAATTATGGTAGCTCCCGATAAGGACTTTCTGCTGATCGTCATTCAAAACCCGACGGACTGAATCCGGCGTTGATCGCACAAATGCAAAGCAGTGATATTGGAGGTTTCTTTCTTTGCGTTTCTATCACATTTCTATCGCTTTTTTTACCGGCAACAACCTTTAAACTGGCTCCGACCGTGTATGCTTGCTTGCAGCGGgagataaattaatttaaatgtagTAAGAAAATCGTAATACACATACTCATCCATAGAAGTGTGATGTTTCCTTAGGAGCCATGCCACACCTTTTTCAAAATCTTATTTAAAGTGCATCTATTGAGTCGATTCGTGTAGCAATAACACACAGACAAAACGACAGTTtttgaagatgtttttttttttgttttcgtcttAACTTGCTTTATTTATAGGTCAtctatataaaaaaaaaaaacgaaacataaaacaattgTTTCCTTAAAAGTCGCttcacaaacattcgaacaATTGTGTTCCATTGGTTTAAAAGTAACGAATACTATCAATTTTTCAACGTGTTCCTACAGAATAGTTCCGCTTTTCTATATTAGCCATCTTCCGGTGCAGGTATAGCGTCCGTACTGCACTTCCTACGCAACATTGATATAGAAAAGATTCGTAGATGAATTTCTTCTTAAAATCACATTCTGTGTAAGTTGCTTGTGAATGAAGGGGTCGTTGACCAGCGTACTTCGTGATAGAAAAGATGTAATTGAGCGTTTCAGTCATTCTCTTGGTGGTCATTTATCCGTTGTGATTAAATATGAATCGCTGGGATGGTCAAAATGTGCGTAAAACAGCGATCGATGCCCGTGATCTATGCTGCTCTACGGTGCTAAGATGAAACAGTTCCGAGTGTACTTTTTACACGTTTCTAGGAGATAGGTTTTGCTCTGGTCAATAAGTTTGGTCCAATTTATGTGCATACGTATAGGTAGGTAGGTTTGGTGGGgtaatgtttctttttttgtgataaaataCACTCTGATCACATGTGGGATACCTGTTGTTCAGTTAGAAATCCGTACTGGAACAGTGGTAAGGAATCGAGCGACAAGGTTTTGAACAAGAAGCCCCTTTTCTTATCATATtagttttcc from Anopheles stephensi strain Indian chromosome 2, UCI_ANSTEP_V1.0, whole genome shotgun sequence includes the following:
- the LOC118504609 gene encoding dynein light chain roadblock-type 2, which codes for MSQEVEETLKRIQSHKGVVGTIVVNNEGIPVKSTLDNTSTVQYAGLMSQLSDKARSVVRDLDPSNDLSFLRVRSKKHEIMVAPDKDFLLIVIQNPTD